The following proteins are encoded in a genomic region of Candidatus Zixiibacteriota bacterium:
- a CDS encoding SNF2-related protein yields the protein MERSKLKLVSKIFPVKRTEILLLDKLEIDLKEAKINQINIPSISSPQITTDFCPVNPEIIELKTLLEDRGVMDLTLWLKEQLSYPEIEFFPLLLNLPKKAGKSYGQIEVKDRQATLFEPEEGNKDCIHGMKKSWCHICIENEKRDREKAESGVDTFDLIFPILQPPLGENFDSPIAFQLGREPYPFQRVGVKFLLEHERALLGDEMGLGKSIQAIVAIRFLFRMGKVTNGLILCPKSVLTDWERKLWEWAPELRVIKVRGPKEQREVFWNSPAHIYLTTYETMRQDLVSSLGGVEVEINADGSHIINCPNKECSERLRMRKELLGIQVQCPTCHHVFSYTPGENITRKQFDLIVLDEIQKIKNPGADITKATRQIDARFRWGLSGTPLENRLEELISIFAYLKPGLLHYDDASKPKKIKTAINPYLLRRRKTDALPELPEKFCDEKWLELSSAQREAYIKAEQEGIVALNDQGDSVTIQHILALITKLKQICNIDPATKESCKLEYLLEKLEEVTEQDDKALVFSQYPEKTLKFLEPELKRFNPLVYHGSLSDSQRDNIVKKFQDEEDSKVLLISVKAGGLGLTLTRANYVYHFDMWWNPAVAAQAEDRAHRIGQKKRVFVTSLLTVNTIEERIQNLLDSKRQLFKEVIDDLSDSNLSRVMTEDELFGLFGLQKSKRASATKIAHKNLATPELLTSISPPQFEELISNLYAKMGYHVKLTPQTKDRGIDIYAKRLSESGTESLAIQCKHYPNGIVGVEHVRSLYGVIHDQPSITKGVLITSGEFSKECKQFANGKRIELFDGTYLCGLLEKYNISI from the coding sequence TTGGAAAGATCCAAACTAAAGCTGGTTAGCAAAATATTCCCAGTTAAGAGAACGGAAATACTTTTACTTGATAAGCTAGAGATAGACCTAAAGGAAGCAAAGATAAATCAGATTAATATTCCGTCTATTTCTTCGCCACAGATTACTACTGACTTCTGCCCTGTGAACCCTGAAATTATTGAACTAAAAACTCTTCTGGAAGATCGAGGAGTAATGGATTTAACTCTTTGGCTGAAGGAACAGCTTTCGTATCCAGAAATAGAATTTTTTCCACTCCTTTTAAATTTACCGAAGAAGGCTGGGAAATCATACGGGCAAATCGAAGTAAAAGATAGACAAGCCACCCTATTTGAGCCTGAAGAAGGGAATAAGGACTGTATTCACGGAATGAAAAAGAGCTGGTGTCATATATGCATTGAAAATGAAAAACGAGACAGAGAAAAAGCTGAATCCGGTGTTGATACATTCGATCTAATTTTCCCCATCCTTCAGCCTCCATTAGGCGAAAACTTCGATAGCCCAATTGCTTTCCAACTAGGAAGGGAACCTTATCCTTTCCAGCGTGTAGGTGTCAAATTCCTTTTAGAGCATGAAAGAGCGTTACTGGGGGATGAGATGGGCTTGGGAAAGTCAATACAAGCTATTGTTGCTATTCGATTCTTATTTCGTATGGGAAAAGTAACCAACGGTCTTATACTTTGTCCTAAATCTGTTTTAACAGACTGGGAAAGAAAACTTTGGGAATGGGCACCAGAGTTAAGAGTAATTAAAGTACGTGGACCAAAAGAGCAGAGAGAGGTCTTTTGGAATAGTCCAGCACATATCTATCTAACGACTTATGAAACCATGAGACAGGATTTAGTCAGTTCGCTTGGAGGTGTCGAAGTGGAAATTAATGCTGATGGAAGCCACATTATTAATTGTCCAAATAAAGAGTGTTCTGAAAGACTTCGTATGCGTAAGGAATTATTGGGAATCCAAGTACAATGCCCAACTTGTCATCACGTTTTCAGCTACACACCTGGTGAAAATATCACCAGGAAACAGTTTGATCTTATCGTCTTAGATGAAATTCAGAAGATTAAAAATCCGGGTGCCGATATTACCAAAGCAACTCGTCAAATTGACGCCCGTTTTCGTTGGGGATTGTCTGGGACACCATTAGAAAATCGTTTAGAAGAATTAATCTCCATCTTTGCATATCTGAAACCAGGTTTATTACATTATGATGATGCCTCAAAACCTAAGAAAATAAAAACTGCTATTAATCCTTATCTTCTCAGGAGGAGAAAAACAGATGCTCTACCAGAATTACCTGAAAAATTTTGTGACGAGAAATGGCTTGAACTATCCTCCGCCCAAAGAGAAGCATACATTAAAGCTGAACAAGAAGGCATTGTGGCTTTAAATGATCAGGGTGATTCAGTCACGATTCAGCATATTTTAGCTCTCATTACAAAGCTCAAACAAATTTGCAATATAGATCCAGCAACTAAAGAGAGTTGTAAACTGGAATATCTGTTAGAGAAATTAGAAGAAGTTACTGAGCAGGATGATAAAGCTCTAGTGTTTTCTCAGTATCCAGAAAAAACGCTTAAATTCTTAGAGCCAGAACTCAAGAGATTTAATCCTCTTGTCTATCATGGTTCACTTTCCGATAGCCAGCGTGACAATATCGTTAAGAAATTTCAAGATGAAGAAGATAGTAAGGTTTTGCTTATTTCAGTCAAAGCAGGTGGGTTGGGATTAACCTTAACTAGAGCCAATTATGTATATCACTTTGATATGTGGTGGAATCCGGCTGTGGCAGCTCAAGCCGAGGATAGAGCGCATCGAATAGGTCAAAAAAAGAGGGTTTTTGTTACATCTCTTCTCACTGTGAATACCATCGAGGAAAGGATACAGAACCTTCTTGATAGTAAACGTCAGCTATTCAAAGAAGTTATTGATGACCTGAGCGATTCAAATCTCTCAAGGGTTATGACTGAGGATGAATTATTTGGTTTATTTGGACTTCAGAAATCAAAACGTGCTTCAGCAACCAAGATTGCACATAAGAATTTAGCAACTCCGGAACTTTTAACGAGCATCTCGCCACCACAATTTGAAGAATTGATTTCTAATCTCTATGCAAAAATGGGATATCACGTAAAATTAACTCCTCAAACAAAAGACAGAGGTATTGATATCTATGCAAAACGTCTCAGTGAAAGCGGCACAGAATCTCTAGCTATTCAGTGTAAACATTATCCTAATGGGATAGTAGGGGTTGAGCATGTCAGGTCATTATATGGAGTGATTCACGATCAACCAAGCATAACAAAGGGCGTTTTGATAACTAGCGGTGAATTCTCTAAAGAGTGTAAGCAATTTGCGAATGGAAAACGTATTGAACTTTTTGATGGCACGTATCTCTGTGGTTTGTTGGAAAAGTATAATATATCCATTTAA